A region of Tigriopus californicus strain San Diego chromosome 7, Tcal_SD_v2.1, whole genome shotgun sequence DNA encodes the following proteins:
- the LOC131883828 gene encoding perlucin-like protein: MNSICHSLLLLLALSHAQPLTLVELEARSECQPGWIELPGYGCYLFDLNWSLDWLQAARNCQKLGGHLVEIETQDEQNGLTSIARIIGEDFWIGLTDIGHDGNYRWMYSGNEVSYTNWAANEPDGGIPQSCVMMFSGYGYDFGWTDIKCTEWSAHPLCEANYYQGRKMY; encoded by the exons ATGAACTCCATTTGCCATTCCCTTTTGCTCCTTCTGGCCCTATCTCATGCTCAACCATTGACTTTGGTGGAGCTTGAGGCTCGAAGTGAATGTCAACCAGGTTGGATCGAGCTCCCCGGATATGGTTGCTATCtctttgacttgaattggAGCTTGGACTGGCTTCAAGCTGCTCGGAATTGTCAGAAACTCGGCGGTCATTTGGTAGAGATCGAGACTCAAGATGAGCAGAACGGTCTCACATCCATTGCCAGGATCATTG GCGAGGACTTCTGGATTGGACTCACGGACATTGGCCATGACGGCAATTATAGGTGGATGTATTCTGGCAACGAGGTCTCCTACACGAATTGGGCGGCAAACGAGCCCGATGGAGGCATCCCACAATCGTGTGTGATGATGTTTTCTGGCTATGGATACGACTTCGGATGGACGGATATTAAGTGCACAGAATGGAGCGCTCATCCTTTGTGCGAAGCCAACTACTATCAAGGtcgaaaaatgtattga
- the LOC131883829 gene encoding programmed cell death protein 5-like: MEEDDLAAIRARRMAELQGGRPGGGPGNAQAQQQAAQEKQEQMKDMKNSILSQVLSQEARARLNTIMLAKPSKGAQIEASIVRMAQTGQVSGKMSEQDLIGLLEQFSEHIASQKTTVKFDRRRAALDSDSD; this comes from the exons ATGGAAGAAGACGATTTGGCTGCCATCCGAGCCCGCCGAATGGCTGAACTACAAGGTGGAAGGCCGGGGGGTGGACCTGGAAAT GCCCAAGCCCAACAACAAGCAGCCCAGGAGAAGCAAGAACAAATGAAAGATATGAAAAATTCCATATTGTCCCAAGTTCTATCGCAAGAAGCCAGAGCCAGAT TGAACACCATTATGTTGGCCAAACCTTCCAAAGGAGCCCAAATTGAAGCCTCGATTGTACGCATGGCTCAGACCGGCCAAGTATCCGGCAAAATGTCGGAACAGGATCTGATCGGATTGCTGGAACAGTTCTCGGAACACATTGCTTCCCAAAAGACCACCGTCAAATTTGACCGACGAAGAGCGGCCTTGGATTCCGATTCGGATTGA